One window of the Prinia subflava isolate CZ2003 ecotype Zambia chromosome 1, Cam_Psub_1.2, whole genome shotgun sequence genome contains the following:
- the KCNS2 gene encoding potassium voltage-gated channel subfamily S member 2 isoform X3, whose translation MTGQSLRALSEANFEDNEISINVGGFKKKMRSNTLLRFPETRLGKLLSCHSKESILELCDDYDDTKNEFYFDRNPELFPYVLHFYNTGKLHVMGELCVFSFSQEIEYWGINEFFIDSCCSYSYHGRKMEPDQEKWEEQSDQESTTSSFDEILAFYNDASKFDKQPFGNIRRQLWLALDNPGYSVLSRVFSVLSIVVVLGSIVTMCLNSLPDFQIVDSNGNPEEDPRFEIVEHFGIAWFTFELVARFAVAPDFLKFFKHALNLIDLMSILPFYITLIVNLVVESSPTLANLGRVAQVLRLMRIFRILKLARHSTGLRSLGATLKYSYREVGLLLLYLSVGISIFSVVAYTIEKEENEGLATIPACWWWATVSMTTVGYGDVVPGSTAGKLTASACILAGILVVVLPITLIFNKFSHFYRRQKQLESAMRSCDFGDGMKEVPSVNLRDYYAYKVKSLMASLTNMSRSTPSELSLNDSLH comes from the coding sequence ATGACAGGGCAGAGTCTGAGGGCTTTATCTGAAGCGAATTTTGAAGACAATGAAATCAGCATCAACGTTGGAGGCTTTAAGAAAAAGATGAGATCCAACACATTATTAAGGTTCCCTGAGACCAGGCTGGGCAAATTGCTGAGCTGCCACTCAAAGGAGTCGATACTGGAGCTTTGTGATGACTATGATGACACCAagaatgaattttattttgacagGAACCCCGAGCTCTTTCCTTACGTGCTACATTTTTATAACACTGGCAAGCTCCATGTGATGGGCGAactctgtgtgttttctttcagcCAGGAGATTGAATACTGGGGAATCAATGAATTCTTTATAGACTCCTGCTGCAGTTATAGCTACCATGGGAGGAAAATGGAGCCAGACCAAGAGAAGTGGGAGGAACAAAGTGACCAGGAAAGTACAACATCTTCGTTTGATGAGATTTTGGCATTCTACAATGACGCCTCTAAATTTGACAAACAGCCCTTTGGAAACATCCGGAGGCAGCTCTGGCTTGCTTTGGATAATCCTGGGTACTCCGTTTTAAGCCGTGTCTTCAGTGTCCTTTCAATagtggtggtgctgggctcTATTGTGACCATGTGCCTCAACAGCCTCCCAGACTTCCAGATTGTTGACAGCAATGGGAACCCCGAGGAAGACCCTCGCTTCGAAATCGTGGAACATTTTGGTATTGCATGGTTCACTTTTGAACTGGTGGCGAGATTTGCAGTAGCTCCtgactttttaaagtttttcaaGCATGCCCTGAATTTGATTGACCTAATGTCTATCCTTCCATTTTATATTACATTAATTGTCAACTTGGTGGTGGAAAGTAGTCCAACTTTAGCAAATTTAGGCAGAGTTGCACAAGTCCTGAGACTCATGAGGATCTTCCGCATCCTAAAGCTTGCTAGACACTCCACAGGTCTCAGGTCTCTCGGAGCCACCCTGAAGTATAGCTACAGAGAGGTGGGGCTTCTTTTACTCTACCTCTCTGTTGGCATCTCCATTTTCTCAGTAGTGGCCTACACCATTGAGAAAGAAGAGAATGAGGGGTTAGCCACTATCCCTGCTTGTTGGTGGTGGGCTACTGTTAGCATGACCACAGTTGGCTACGGGGATGTGGTGCCAGGGAGCACTGCTGGCAAGTTGACGGCATCTGCATGCATCCTAGCTGGTATCCTAGTGGTAGTGCTTCCCATTACACTGATCTTTAATAAATTCTCCCACTTCTATAGGCGTCAGAAGCAGTTAGAGAGTGCCATGAGAAGCTGTGATTTTGGTGATGGCATGAAAGAAGTTCCATCTGTCAACTTAAGGGACTACTATGCTTACAAAGTTAAATCCCTTATGGCCAGTCTGACCAATATGAGCAGAAGTACCCCCAGCGAGTTGAGCCTGAATGATTCACTGCATTAG
- the KCNS2 gene encoding potassium voltage-gated channel subfamily S member 2 isoform X1, giving the protein MTISRDLSQGGDPDVLTAVKIGRFSFPTHLWKELTMTGQSLRALSEANFEDNEISINVGGFKKKMRSNTLLRFPETRLGKLLSCHSKESILELCDDYDDTKNEFYFDRNPELFPYVLHFYNTGKLHVMGELCVFSFSQEIEYWGINEFFIDSCCSYSYHGRKMEPDQEKWEEQSDQESTTSSFDEILAFYNDASKFDKQPFGNIRRQLWLALDNPGYSVLSRVFSVLSIVVVLGSIVTMCLNSLPDFQIVDSNGNPEEDPRFEIVEHFGIAWFTFELVARFAVAPDFLKFFKHALNLIDLMSILPFYITLIVNLVVESSPTLANLGRVAQVLRLMRIFRILKLARHSTGLRSLGATLKYSYREVGLLLLYLSVGISIFSVVAYTIEKEENEGLATIPACWWWATVSMTTVGYGDVVPGSTAGKLTASACILAGILVVVLPITLIFNKFSHFYRRQKQLESAMRSCDFGDGMKEVPSVNLRDYYAYKVKSLMASLTNMSRSTPSELSLNDSLH; this is encoded by the coding sequence GTTTTCATTCCCTACCCACCTTTGGAAGGAGCTCACTATGACAGGGCAGAGTCTGAGGGCTTTATCTGAAGCGAATTTTGAAGACAATGAAATCAGCATCAACGTTGGAGGCTTTAAGAAAAAGATGAGATCCAACACATTATTAAGGTTCCCTGAGACCAGGCTGGGCAAATTGCTGAGCTGCCACTCAAAGGAGTCGATACTGGAGCTTTGTGATGACTATGATGACACCAagaatgaattttattttgacagGAACCCCGAGCTCTTTCCTTACGTGCTACATTTTTATAACACTGGCAAGCTCCATGTGATGGGCGAactctgtgtgttttctttcagcCAGGAGATTGAATACTGGGGAATCAATGAATTCTTTATAGACTCCTGCTGCAGTTATAGCTACCATGGGAGGAAAATGGAGCCAGACCAAGAGAAGTGGGAGGAACAAAGTGACCAGGAAAGTACAACATCTTCGTTTGATGAGATTTTGGCATTCTACAATGACGCCTCTAAATTTGACAAACAGCCCTTTGGAAACATCCGGAGGCAGCTCTGGCTTGCTTTGGATAATCCTGGGTACTCCGTTTTAAGCCGTGTCTTCAGTGTCCTTTCAATagtggtggtgctgggctcTATTGTGACCATGTGCCTCAACAGCCTCCCAGACTTCCAGATTGTTGACAGCAATGGGAACCCCGAGGAAGACCCTCGCTTCGAAATCGTGGAACATTTTGGTATTGCATGGTTCACTTTTGAACTGGTGGCGAGATTTGCAGTAGCTCCtgactttttaaagtttttcaaGCATGCCCTGAATTTGATTGACCTAATGTCTATCCTTCCATTTTATATTACATTAATTGTCAACTTGGTGGTGGAAAGTAGTCCAACTTTAGCAAATTTAGGCAGAGTTGCACAAGTCCTGAGACTCATGAGGATCTTCCGCATCCTAAAGCTTGCTAGACACTCCACAGGTCTCAGGTCTCTCGGAGCCACCCTGAAGTATAGCTACAGAGAGGTGGGGCTTCTTTTACTCTACCTCTCTGTTGGCATCTCCATTTTCTCAGTAGTGGCCTACACCATTGAGAAAGAAGAGAATGAGGGGTTAGCCACTATCCCTGCTTGTTGGTGGTGGGCTACTGTTAGCATGACCACAGTTGGCTACGGGGATGTGGTGCCAGGGAGCACTGCTGGCAAGTTGACGGCATCTGCATGCATCCTAGCTGGTATCCTAGTGGTAGTGCTTCCCATTACACTGATCTTTAATAAATTCTCCCACTTCTATAGGCGTCAGAAGCAGTTAGAGAGTGCCATGAGAAGCTGTGATTTTGGTGATGGCATGAAAGAAGTTCCATCTGTCAACTTAAGGGACTACTATGCTTACAAAGTTAAATCCCTTATGGCCAGTCTGACCAATATGAGCAGAAGTACCCCCAGCGAGTTGAGCCTGAATGATTCACTGCATTAG
- the KCNS2 gene encoding potassium voltage-gated channel subfamily S member 2 isoform X2, which produces MKGPAAPVAQRPFSFPTHLWKELTMTGQSLRALSEANFEDNEISINVGGFKKKMRSNTLLRFPETRLGKLLSCHSKESILELCDDYDDTKNEFYFDRNPELFPYVLHFYNTGKLHVMGELCVFSFSQEIEYWGINEFFIDSCCSYSYHGRKMEPDQEKWEEQSDQESTTSSFDEILAFYNDASKFDKQPFGNIRRQLWLALDNPGYSVLSRVFSVLSIVVVLGSIVTMCLNSLPDFQIVDSNGNPEEDPRFEIVEHFGIAWFTFELVARFAVAPDFLKFFKHALNLIDLMSILPFYITLIVNLVVESSPTLANLGRVAQVLRLMRIFRILKLARHSTGLRSLGATLKYSYREVGLLLLYLSVGISIFSVVAYTIEKEENEGLATIPACWWWATVSMTTVGYGDVVPGSTAGKLTASACILAGILVVVLPITLIFNKFSHFYRRQKQLESAMRSCDFGDGMKEVPSVNLRDYYAYKVKSLMASLTNMSRSTPSELSLNDSLH; this is translated from the coding sequence GTTTTCATTCCCTACCCACCTTTGGAAGGAGCTCACTATGACAGGGCAGAGTCTGAGGGCTTTATCTGAAGCGAATTTTGAAGACAATGAAATCAGCATCAACGTTGGAGGCTTTAAGAAAAAGATGAGATCCAACACATTATTAAGGTTCCCTGAGACCAGGCTGGGCAAATTGCTGAGCTGCCACTCAAAGGAGTCGATACTGGAGCTTTGTGATGACTATGATGACACCAagaatgaattttattttgacagGAACCCCGAGCTCTTTCCTTACGTGCTACATTTTTATAACACTGGCAAGCTCCATGTGATGGGCGAactctgtgtgttttctttcagcCAGGAGATTGAATACTGGGGAATCAATGAATTCTTTATAGACTCCTGCTGCAGTTATAGCTACCATGGGAGGAAAATGGAGCCAGACCAAGAGAAGTGGGAGGAACAAAGTGACCAGGAAAGTACAACATCTTCGTTTGATGAGATTTTGGCATTCTACAATGACGCCTCTAAATTTGACAAACAGCCCTTTGGAAACATCCGGAGGCAGCTCTGGCTTGCTTTGGATAATCCTGGGTACTCCGTTTTAAGCCGTGTCTTCAGTGTCCTTTCAATagtggtggtgctgggctcTATTGTGACCATGTGCCTCAACAGCCTCCCAGACTTCCAGATTGTTGACAGCAATGGGAACCCCGAGGAAGACCCTCGCTTCGAAATCGTGGAACATTTTGGTATTGCATGGTTCACTTTTGAACTGGTGGCGAGATTTGCAGTAGCTCCtgactttttaaagtttttcaaGCATGCCCTGAATTTGATTGACCTAATGTCTATCCTTCCATTTTATATTACATTAATTGTCAACTTGGTGGTGGAAAGTAGTCCAACTTTAGCAAATTTAGGCAGAGTTGCACAAGTCCTGAGACTCATGAGGATCTTCCGCATCCTAAAGCTTGCTAGACACTCCACAGGTCTCAGGTCTCTCGGAGCCACCCTGAAGTATAGCTACAGAGAGGTGGGGCTTCTTTTACTCTACCTCTCTGTTGGCATCTCCATTTTCTCAGTAGTGGCCTACACCATTGAGAAAGAAGAGAATGAGGGGTTAGCCACTATCCCTGCTTGTTGGTGGTGGGCTACTGTTAGCATGACCACAGTTGGCTACGGGGATGTGGTGCCAGGGAGCACTGCTGGCAAGTTGACGGCATCTGCATGCATCCTAGCTGGTATCCTAGTGGTAGTGCTTCCCATTACACTGATCTTTAATAAATTCTCCCACTTCTATAGGCGTCAGAAGCAGTTAGAGAGTGCCATGAGAAGCTGTGATTTTGGTGATGGCATGAAAGAAGTTCCATCTGTCAACTTAAGGGACTACTATGCTTACAAAGTTAAATCCCTTATGGCCAGTCTGACCAATATGAGCAGAAGTACCCCCAGCGAGTTGAGCCTGAATGATTCACTGCATTAG